cgcgccgccgccggctctGGTCGCCTCCACCTCCGCTCCAGTGCTTAAGGATGGAGGAGAACGGCCTGAAGTTCGTGCTCGATCTGGTGGTCAGGTAAGCTCTTTTTGTCCGCCACCCCTCTATTGATTTTTACAAACCTTTCCTTGAAATCCGGTGCCCGCAGGTTCCCACTTCGGCAAGAGTTCGCCGATGACCTTAAGCACTCCGATCCGGTGCCGCTAAGGCTGCCACCCAGGGGGAGGCTGGCGCTCTTGGCACGGAGGATTCAATTGGTGAATCTGGCTGCACCCTGAGGTTAATCGGGAGGCACCTGGATGGACGAAAAGGTGAGCCGTCTCGTCCCCGTGGTCTGATTGTATATTTAATTTGAGCGCATTTATAGACAGCTATTTAAGTTCAAGGACTCTTGATGGTGATTCGCCAAACAATATATTTAGTTAATTTGAAATCATGGGAGCAGAAATTTGGTTTCGGCGTGTTTCAGGTAGTTAGATGTTGTAAGGTGTTTAGAATTTCAGATAAGAGAAACGTTGCGAACCAGGCTGCATATCAGGAGTCCGTGGATTAAATGTTTTGACAAACCAGTTCATAATTTCCTGAGAAAACACTACTATCTGCAACACACCACCGGACAGAACTCTGTGCGCTTCACGGATGAGCACACTGGAGCAATCGATAAGGAAGTTTGCCGAGGAACCGACGAATAGTATGATTAAACCAGAAATAGGAACAAGTTTCGATTCGTTGGGCGAGGCATACGACTTCTACAACCTGTATTCATGGGAAGTTGGATTCGGTATTAGATATGGGGAAAGCCGACTAAATGCAGAAGATAGAGTGCAATTGTTCACTAAGTTCTGTGGTACGAGATACTATATGTGGTTTTTTTTTTTGCAGTTTTGGTTTGAAAAAAGGCATCATGGAGTGAGCTGATGTGCCAtcacttttttttgaattttttcaggGAAAGCCTAAGGCCGAGAATAGCCGATCATGCATGTATGAGTGTCCCGCACTGATCAGGTTGCTACATGCAGCTAATAAATAGTTGGTTCATAACTGAGCACATAAAGAATCACAACCATTTGATGTTCGTTACACTCAGGGAGAAGGTTCATTGGCACATAGACTTCTGTGTTAACAGGGCGACAACGTCAAGGATGGCATCTGCGAGAACTCTTTTGTGTTAGATAAATTGATGATTATGTCTGGATCTCCGGGGGCAGACACTATCATACTGAAGCTCAGCCGGACCACGACTGTCAACAGGGTCACCGTATTCTTTGAGGAACACAAACAATCCAGGTATGCATTGCTAACTTTTCTGAACTTTTACATGCTTCAGGCTCACTCCTTGACAACACTTAGCTATCATAAGGATGAGGACGGAGCACAACTCTCTCAATTCCCAAAATGAGGTGGACAACACTTAGCTTACATGTTCTTTGAGGACGGAGGAAGTTTCGCCTTAAACACAACTTTTATCTGCTCTGAAAGAGTTACATATTTTGAAGTTTTTGCAACTCAGCCTAAAAGAGTTGGGTAACCAAACTCAAAATGAGGTGGACAGTGCTCAGCGTGCAGTCACATGGAGTATTAGTTTCATGGGTTAATTTAGCACTGCATATTATTAATTGTGTTTCTATTTTTGTTTCTCTCCAGCAAGCATGACAATAACAAGTTTATATCCATCAGTTTCTTAGTACCCTGTTGGTTTCAGTATTAAATGGCCACAACACTTTCCTATTTTGTTTGAGTTTTCATGTGCTACTCTATTAGGAATAACAACTAAAAACAATGAACGTTTGATTTGATTTCCTTCCCAACACAAGCAACAAATATAATAAATGTCTCGCATCCTTGACTCCAGCAAAAAATTCATTGACTGACATAATGGATCTGTCTATTAATCAAGATTGTATTACTAAACCTCCAGATTGATTATTTTTAGTTATGCAGCACACAGTATTCTCCCCAGTTCTGCTCGATTGGATTGTCAGTTCATGTACTCTGGTAAATCATTATGGAAACTTTGATTATAAGAAACTAATTTGTGTTCCTGTGGGTTTATCTATGCTCCTTTGTCGTTGATGCGCCTATGTTACTGTAATTATTTAGTTCCTCCGCTTCTAGGATGATCTCGGGTTTAGTAGTGATATAAAAAAGCTGTACATTTCTGCGTTTCCTCTGCTATTGTATTGTTTCATCACTTTCTGCTCCTTATGGGCTGCCACTCTTTGACACCCTTTTTGTGCTCAAACATTTTTCGATGTCCCTTGCAGGATCCAAATGAGCTTGGTTACGTACTAAATTATTGTTGAGGATCTCAGGTAATCGTTGCAGTAGAAGATTACGCCCCTGATCATCATTCTCATTTTCAAACTTGCCATTTATCAGAGGTGATTTCTCTTGCCCCTTTCATCAGTTAATTCCGTTTGTTTGGTGGACTGATTCACCACTTGAGTGGATCACCGAGGACTTCTACAATGGGCTATGTTCTTCTTACATATGTAGGATTTGGATGGGGTGCATTCATGCATTATATTGGAGCAAGGACCTGCCGAGCAGGGGGATACCATGGGGAGGCGAACCTGGTAAAATAGGGGTGGAAAGTATACTATAGGTATGTTAGCCGTGGCAAGGAATTGGTGGATTGTTTTCCATTCAGTTGTGTTCAACACTGAAAAATGGTATATCATTTTTTGTCCTTTCCAAATTAAAATATCAATCCATAATTTTTTTGTCATTCACAAATTAAATTATCAGTGTAGAAGTCTATTTGAGCATTCATTTCCTATCCTTTTATAAACTAGAAGGCCACGCTAGGTTTCTTAGTGTAGTATTTGGAATGTTTGACCCTGAACTGGCCCTCTGTTCCAACTAACGAAAAAATGACCCTTTGTTGtgattttattttttatatgtaaAACGATATTTGTAAAATTTTGTATTCGGTCTGCCATTTGCCAGTGAATTAGGGCTGCATTTTAGATTAGAACCATGAAGTAACTATGATGTGCACCGCTTGGAACCAGAGCGAGTCTAATGAAAGACGGGCATTTGATCATGTTCTATTTAATTATCATTTCGTTCGTTTCGTCGTTCCATCCCTCCCTGAACTGACCTTACCCACAACTCTTACCTTTTCATTTCATTTTATCAAGGAAAGACTGTGGGGTTTGTGTATCCTTATCCAGGACATTGTGAAGGCTTCTGATGCAGTTTACAAGAAGCAATTGGTGAGCTAATTCAGAGGTTAGGCAACGCTTGTCATGATTTTTTATTTCTGAAGCCACATTAGCAAGCATCATAAATATAACTAAATGTTTGCTGGCTTCCGTAATTGCCTACATCAATGTAATCTTCCACACTGAAAACACTCATTTGAGATTTGCAAGAAGCCTGCATACTACTTACTGTTGATGCATTAACATTGCATCCTTCAGAATTAGCAAGCAGGGCATAATGTTAGGTATCTGTTTGCGGAATTGCTGAAAATAATTGGTCTATTTAATCAATGAGAAATAGGAAGATTCTTGTAAACTGCAGTGTGCTACTTGCTATACTGGCTAAGCTACATGACTTACTCTTTAGTGACATTTCATATCGGCGGTGTGCTACTTGCTATACTGGCTAAGCTTAATTTTGTTCTTCCTGTGAACATGTAGATAAGTGAAATGATAATAAGAAGGTTAAATAATGTTGTTCAATCTTTCCGTCAAGCAACCTGTTTGGCCCCAAATGTCcgcaccgacgcggtgacgcccgTGGGCGCCACCGTTCCTTCCTGAAGGGCATCGGGTATTCCCCTTCCCCATGCCCgtccgcgtaccgggggaaaccctaggacttgtccgggcAGTAGCGTCATTGTTGTCGTGTTctttcttgaaggtgttgcttggcaTGCGGAGGTTCAAGGTGCTAGGAGCGAGGTGGTAAATCTCCGGTGGGCGCAGCGGTTGCGGGTCATCATCATTTTCGTCGATCCGACGCTGTCGACATTATtttctctcttctttctcttttttttttcttttgggcgtgcTTGTGCTGTTTGCCCCAGCATTGGACTCTTGGTTGTATTGGGTTGTTGCTCTATCTatatagcggggcgaaagcctatttcgtaAGATTCTTCCATGAATTCAAGACTTGGCAAACCACTCCCATTACAAGGTTCCATAACACATGCTGGATTTGTATGTCAAGATATCTGAAGGGCAAAAACTTAGTACATCTATTCTGTTTTTTTAATAAATCTCCCTCTTGAAATGAGCTACAACTACTAACGAGTTATTCTTCTCATATCTGTAAGGACACATTTCAATATATGGCTTCTATTAGGGCGACTTGATTGAGTACCGGCGAATTACCTTCAAAATGATTAAAGGAATGCGAAGATGGGCCTTCTTGAGTTTTGACCACGCCTAATAATACTTATGAATTATGGCTACTCTCCATGCAGTTTGGTACGGTTATTTCACCAACTAGCCCACTACTATGCGCTGGAAGTTATATTGTTACTTAATAGAGGCTACCCATTCTAAACTTCTTCTCTTTGACTGTGTTGTCAGATTAGTACATCCAATGGAACCTGACATTAATGATAAATTCCCTACAATGacagtgtgctttatatgaaaaggGTTGAATATAATTACCAAAGTTTGATGGACGTTACGTGGCATGCCAGTCATGCATATGGAGCACAAATGCAAATGTTCGTATTGTATTGACGATGCTCCCTTTTGAAATTAACATGCTTTGCCAATTATTTTGGACATGATGTATTAGCTTATTATTTGTCAGCCTATAGGTTTTATGTGAGTGAAAACTAAATATCATAATTCTCAGACTGTTCTTGCCAACACCTCCATATCAACTAGGTATGCAatgcattatactccctccgttcctaaatatttgtctttatacggagcaaaataagtgaatctacactctaaaatatgtgtatatacatccgtatgtgatagtccatttgaaatttctaaaaagacaaatatttagaaaccgAGGGAGTATAagattatttttgttgtttttccttgTCTGTATTTTTAATTATGGTTATTACTTTCTGGAATAATCAACAGTTTAATCTATACTATTAAAGGGGAGCATGTAGGTCGTTTTGTTTCTGGGAGGGTGAGGCGCAGCCTCACGAATGAGTGGAGAAGACAGTGTGCTCTGGGCCTCCTCCAAGCCCGCCGGCGACTTGTCGATTTATTGCTCTTCCCTTACAAGGTATGATATTCTTCTTCCCTTCGTATGTGTCCTCTTGCAAACATGCAGTTCTTGATTTGGTTGATGAAAGTAGTCTAGGGTTTGACTAATTCTCTTCGAAAATGGATTGTATTAGTTTGATTAGGTAAATATCTTCCCTGACAAGATCAGATCAATTTCCCCACCCTGTGATATTTGTTTGATTTCTTGAATTTAGCCAAGCGCCTTTGCCATGTGCCCCTAATTCCCCATCATTCTTTTTGTCACAGCTTGTCAGAAGTTGAAATTCCTTTCGGCATAGATCCCAACACCTTGGTAATACTTGAATTTGTCCTTGCATCTTCAATAAATCAAGCACTGGATTCACTAAATCTATTCAAGAGTTAAAatactttgtttttatatttttcagtgAGATTTCTTAGCTGCTCGATCGCCTGATTTTATGTACTTTTTTTCAATAATATGAAATAATCTTTTTTATAACTTATTATAACCATGATTGGGAGTATCTGCCCCTGCGTATGTACTCTTAGTGATCCTGTAGGGTTGGGATGTTACGTTGCGTATGTCTTTTGCTGCAGTATTTCCTAATGGTAACATGTATGGTTCCAAATGCCTAATTTCATATGTAATAGTTTTCCACACAATTGTGTAACGCAATCAAGTTTCTGGTTGCAGCATCTTGGAACATTAATTTTAAGGAACAAAATCCTCCATGTTTTGTCTTTTAATAATGGATAATAACAATGGAAATGCTCCGCTAGACGACCCATCATTTGATAGATAGCACCTGCATAAAAAGGCGTCCAGGTGTTATCTAGAATCCTAGATAGAAACTGCATAAAAAGGCGTTCAGGTGTTATCTATCGTTTGTAATGGAGTGCATGATAAAGTTGTTCTATATTTTTAAACAACTTCCTTTTATTTTGTGTATCAGCTGAGTTAGTCTACGTCATTGAATTGCATTTTTTTATCTAAATATACATTGCAAGTAAAGTAAAGTTCATTTTTCTACACATGAAATCTGACATGTATTATGTTATATATGCACCAAGTAAATTtttaaaagcccgtggcaacgcacgggtgtTATACTAGTGGCAATAACAAATGAGGGGGTAGTGTACTGTGGGGTGGTAACGGCGACTATAGAGGCGTCAATGATGCAAGTGATTCATGTGCTGGTTAGTTGGGGATGATCTGACTAGCATAGCCTCTGGAGAAGACGAAAGTGTCCACTTAGGAGGCACTGGCATTGCTCGGTATAAAAAAGATACAACATGCTGAACTATGACGTTGAGCATTAAAACAACAGAGATTGAATTTCTAACCAAAAAATCTAGCTAATCATGATTTAAATGGTTcaaattccaaaataatatttgtGATGACTAGGGAATGTAAGACAAGATAGAAACAGCAACCCTAAAATTTCAGTGGCACATGACTCCCTCCAATATCTACTCATCAAAATGTTTTCAGAATTTTCAAAGTTTCCAGCTCAATATTTAAAATTTCTGAAGTAAAGGGACCATCTGCTCCTGAGAACAGAAAATCCACTCTCCACATTGGGCTTGATaaggcccttcccagtgctccaccgtggacaggtgctaagcatgccacataagcGGAAAAATGACATGGCACATTATTTAAAGAGGAgagagagcactttggtgaccccaggaagaaccaatgccaagcacgagaacctaggcaaaccacttaaatgaaacaatttgaccaatgcatgaaagactttaggtgttaactcattaaataaagtgtgcttagcaacaacaagttaagcacctacgcattggggagttgagttgctaaggtatttaatgcacttagcacctcatctaagcaccattgcattgggagaggtctaagtactccctccgtaaacacgTTTATATCACAAGTAGTGAATtttctcttatattagtttacagagggagtatctcttaaATTCATAGAAAAGGTAAGGGAAAACATAGTAACATAAAGAAAATAAATTGTCACACTATTCATCCAATTGGAAGAATAGAGGAATTTATCTACAAAGAGCTAATAGAGGGAGTATCTCTTAGATTCATTTATTAGTGCTAATATTAGCTTAACAACTAAGTCACATTATTAGTGCATATCTCTCCCAGCGTACAAGGGCTAATACTCATTTATTAACAAGCAGCACCAGTTCTAGTTTGAACCCAAAGACAAATTGACAGGAAAAATCAAAACCATCAAAAACGATTGCACATTAATGGATGTAAGTATAACAACACCAACAGGACAAATCAATAACACAAACAATGATACATATATACACAGCTGCAGCAACCCATGTTTTTAGATAGTACAAATACAACACAAGCCAACGTTGGCAACTCAGCCATCAAGGGCTGCCCAGCAAAGGAACTCATCAGATCTTAAACCCAACCACACCTACATAAACGACTCACTTCTCACATTATTAAGCGCCAATGATCAGACCGTTTGGTTGTGTAATGCTGCCTTGGTTAGGAGAAAAATAGATGCAACGGATGCATCTAACTCCCGCATGCCAGGCACTCTTCCCGGTTGTTCAAGGAGCAAACAACTTGCGCCATTTTGgcttcgtcgtcttcctctgctAGTTTGCCATTGGTTCCATTAGTGCCATTAGCATCCTGCAAAAAACATGCGTATTCGTTATGAGTGGTAATGTTTTGAGCAGCTGGGTTGGAAAGAGAGCAAAACAGATGGAGCCAAGGTCTAGAACACGTACCCCATTGACCTTCAGAAAGCCAGTATCCACAGTAAACTTGATTGCATCAGCAGCTGCCCTTGTTCTCAAATAGTACATCCCAGTTTTCAGGCCCTGACACCAACCAAAGATTAAACACACCATTGCTTGCAGTTTTAAGATTTGATACAAAATGTTGAGGGTTAAAGAAAAAAAGCTTCAGAATCCCCATGATGAGTTACCTTGGACCAAGCATGGAAATGCAACGAAGTTAGCTTTGCAAAGTTTGGTTGATCCATGTGGACATTAAGGCTCTGGCTCTGGTCGATGTAGCATCCACGATCAACAGCCATGTCAACCAGAGTTTTCTGCTTAATCTCCCAAACAGTCCTGATACAATAATTGAGTAAACTTTCAGATACATATATCAACCGCATCCAGTAGAATGTAATGAGAGGAGGGTGAACCACATACTTGTAAATTGCTTTAAGATCATCAGGGATTTCTTCCATCTTCTGAATAGAACCATCTTCATAAATTATCTTATTTTTCAGAGCAGGTGTCCAGATACCCATCTCAGTCAAGTCATGGAGAAGATGCTTGTTAACCACAACAAACTCCCCACTGCAAAAAATGACAAGAAAATCAATGATATGCACATGGAATTCAGAATGTGTGCAGTAAGACTGTATTTACAAACCTTAGAACCCGCCGACTGTATATGTTAGATGTGTAGGGTTCAAAGCACTCATTGTTGCCAAGAATCTGACTAGTGGAAGCTGTGGGCATTGGAGCCACCAGAAGAGAGTTTCTTACTCCAACTTTGGAAATAGTTTCCCTCAAAGTTGGCCAGTTCCATCTGGTCGATGGCACTACATTCCACATGTCAGGTTGGATAATACCCTGGAAGGAAGTTGGTAGAGAACAAAAGTTAGGAAGAAGATTACTTGTTACTTTCCAACCAGTGATTCAGTCACTAAGGTGAGTGGATGCAAATTATGGGAAAATTGGACAAAAAACTACACCAGGAAAGGCAACATTAGACTGATCTGTTTTAAAAATTGGACTCCTTTCACTAAGTAAGAGAGATCTGTAGAGGTGAGAGGCAAACCTTGCTGACAGGGCTCCCTTCATATGTTTCATAAGGGCCTTCTTTAGCCGCCAGTTCAGCAGAAGCTTTCAGAGCATGGTAGTAAATAGTTTCAAAAATATCCCTATTCAATTGCTGAGCCTGAAAAGGAGAATGCATTTGTTACATATTGGCTAAGCCAGAAAGGAACAGATGCCATAGTTTAACTGGGAAAGGTACCTCAGGTGAATCAAATGCCATGCCAAGTAACATGAATGTGTCTGCCAAGCCCTGAACCCCAATACCAATTGGCCTGTGTCGCATATTAGACCTCCTTGCAGTTTCAACCGGATAATAATTCATATCGATTATTTTGTTTAGATTGAAAGTAACAGTTGAAGTAACCTGGCAAAAACAGTATGTTAGAACATTAATTGGCAGGCCAGAAATGAGGATCTACAGTGGGATCCGAGCAAACCTCGCCTAGCTTGTCAAAGTCAAAGTATCTATTTTTTGATCCATTGCTACCAGCAAGCTTAGATGGATGGGACTCTATTGGGACACCCTGCAACAGAAGTTTATTGTAAGGCATAAGAATACAACCTCCATCACAATTATAGAATCCAGGGCCCTGAGAATGTATACCTTTTCCCTTACAAAACGTGGTAAAGCAATAGATGCTAGGTTGCAGACAGCAGTTTCCTCAGGACTTGTGAACTCAATTATCTCAGTGCACAAGTTTGAAGATTTGATTGTGCCCAGATTCTGCTGGTTACTTTTCCTATTGCATGAATCCTGCAGATAAATTAAGAGCATTAATAAATCATTGGAACCAGATCATTGACAGCATCAAAACTTGGAATACAATCTAATGTTTTGACATTGAATTGTACCTTATAGAGCATATAAGGTGTGCCAGTTTCTATCTGTGCCTTCAAAATGTCAAACCAGAGGGTCTGTGCTGGAATAACCTTTTTTGCTTTGCCCTGAAACCAGAAAGTGGGTTACTGAAGAGCGTTCCTTTTTAACTCAATGTACTATATAGATAGAGTTTTGAACTTACTGCTTTCTCATATTTCTTGTACAATTCCTCAAACTTCTCACCCCAGCAATCAGCCAACCCCGGAGCTTCATTTGGACAAAACAGGGACCAATCCTCATTATTTTGTACTCTTTGCATGAATAGATCAGGAACCCAGAGAGCAAAGAAAAGATCCCTTGCGCGGTTCTCCTCCTGTT
The sequence above is drawn from the Triticum aestivum cultivar Chinese Spring chromosome 7A, IWGSC CS RefSeq v2.1, whole genome shotgun sequence genome and encodes:
- the LOC123149004 gene encoding ribonucleoside-diphosphate reductase large subunit, coding for MYVVKRDGRTETVHFDKITARLKKLSYGLSQEHCDPVLVAQKVCAGVYKGVTTSQLDELAAETAAALTASHPDYASLAARIAVSNLHKNTKKSFSETIKDMYLHYNERSGLLSPLIAEDIYEVIMKNAARLDSEIIYDRDFDYDYFGFKTLERSYLLKLGGVVVERPQHMLMRVSVGIHKDDIDSAIRTYHLMSQRWFTHASPTLFNAGTPRPQLSSCFLICMKDDSIEGIYDTLKECAVISKSAGGIGVSVHNIRATGSYIRGTNGTSNGIVPMLRVFNDTARYVDQGGGKRKGAFAVYLEPWHADIFEFLDLRKNHGKEENRARDLFFALWVPDLFMQRVQNNEDWSLFCPNEAPGLADCWGEKFEELYKKYEKAGKAKKVIPAQTLWFDILKAQIETGTPYMLYKDSCNRKSNQQNLGTIKSSNLCTEIIEFTSPEETAVCNLASIALPRFVREKGVPIESHPSKLAGSNGSKNRYFDFDKLGEVTSTVTFNLNKIIDMNYYPVETARRSNMRHRPIGIGVQGLADTFMLLGMAFDSPEAQQLNRDIFETIYYHALKASAELAAKEGPYETYEGSPVSKGIIQPDMWNVVPSTRWNWPTLRETISKVGVRNSLLVAPMPTASTSQILGNNECFEPYTSNIYSRRVLSGEFVVVNKHLLHDLTEMGIWTPALKNKIIYEDGSIQKMEEIPDDLKAIYKTVWEIKQKTLVDMAVDRGCYIDQSQSLNVHMDQPNFAKLTSLHFHAWSKGLKTGMYYLRTRAAADAIKFTVDTGFLKVNGDANGTNGTNGKLAEEDDEAKMAQVVCSLNNREECLACGS